A portion of the Esox lucius isolate fEsoLuc1 chromosome 20, fEsoLuc1.pri, whole genome shotgun sequence genome contains these proteins:
- the sphk2 gene encoding sphingosine kinase 2, with protein MRSPDTPTPSPAEALLHGQFGGWDTGGSGSNNNSCPNSPGGPGGLSSPSPSPSASSSYALTLTPTHIHVQRLAPRPGKEARLILPLSELAGCSCPRAPAPPLLVLYWYPPGRRRKGVSRRRQVRAYLAETRVDAERWSTAIQCLLRGLPINADTEISRSLLPRPRRLLLLVNPFSGRGQAMQWCQTYILPMIREANISYNLIQTERQNHARELIKEIPLFEWDGIIIVSGDGLLHEVINGLMERPDWESAIKVPVGILPCGSGNALAGSINHNAGYDMCLREPLLLNCCFQLCRGGVKPMDLVSVTTSPAPSQNGRPGLPRRLFSFLSVAWGFVSDVDIESERYRGLGSARFTLGTLVRLASLRSYKGRLSYLPPSLVTTSPDASPPPQRRPLSRSITEGLEGFCRTPIHRTCSDMGLSEQRSLRRVDTEREREREMERQRERERRRERARGGGTGVVRASSLAEDREREMEKELEMEREVGMEGEEGEEARSGTSLESNEREDSGVGSEDGMMGNKEERDSEEMDGKTEQDLGEMEEEERVRNGEGSCSMDGVMEAREVAEGYGVDMGREASEDSYPHPQGRKSLRKNSAPSSQIANAFFSQPISQEADPVSGASYGTEEIDLNGTYFQKETYPLEIARERALTISSPFRHSPFSFKPKTHNQNQNTSRPRPLSLLHHPHSNSLPPKLPSLSLSLSPTPPSSPSCASPHSSSYLAPRPNTPSSTSPSPSLHSPSPSFTFDIAEPAGPLKNRPSVSNPLNSPRDNLLPPLDQPLPTRDWVTIEGDFVLVLALYQSHLGADLHAAPQARFDDGLIHLTFVRAGISRATLLRLFLAMERGAHLSLSSPYVSHVPARAFRLQPLSPRGTLTVDGELVPYGPLQAQVHPSMSRLIVGDSGVRLTRF; from the exons ATGCGATCCCCAGACACCCCCACACCGTCCCCAGCTGAAGCGCTGCTCCATGGCCAGTTTGGGGGCTGGGACACGGGTGGCAGcggcagcaacaacaacagctgcccCAACAGCCCTGGAGGTCCTGGGGGTCTGTCATCCCCTTCTCCCagcccctctgcctcttccaGCTACGCCCTGACCCTCACCCCCACCCACATCCACGTCCAGCGCCTGGCCCCGCGGCCTGGGAAGGAGGCTCGTCTTATACTACCCCTGTCAGAGCTGGCCGGGTGCAGCTGTCCCAGGGCCCCCGCGCCCCCGCTGCTAGTTCTGTACTGGTACCCCCCTGGGAGGCGGAGGAAGGGGGTGTCTCGCAGGAGGCAGGTGAGGGCGTACCTGGCTGAGACTAGGGTGGATGCGGAGAGGTGGTCCACTGCTATACAGTGTCTGCTCAGGGGGCTCCCCATCAACGCTGACACAG AAATCAGCAGAAGTCTACTCCCCCGTCCACGACGGCTGTTGCTATTGGTGAATCCATTCAGTGGGAGGGGCCAAGCAATGCAGTGGTGTCAGACATATATCCTGCCAATGATCAGAGAGGCTAACATCAGCTACAACCTAATACAGACAG AGCGACAGAACCATGCCAGAGAGTTGATCAAAGAGATCCCCCTGTTCGAGTGGGATGGCATCATCATCGTCTCTGGAGACGGCCTGCTGCatgag GTGATCAACGGCCTGATGGAGCGTCCAGACTGGGAATCGGCAATAAAGGTTCCTGTAGGCATCTTGCCCTGTGGGTCTGGAAATGCCCTGGCTGGCTCAATCAACCACAATGCGGG GTATGACATGTGCCTTCGGGAGCCTCTCCTCCTCAACTGCTGCTTTCAGCTCTGCCGGGGCGGAGTCAAACCCATGGACTTGGTCTCTGTGACTACCAGCCCCGCCCCTTCTCAAAACGGCCGTCCAGGTCTTCCCAGAAGGCTGTTCTCCTTCCTGTCTGTGGCATGGGGTTTTGTGTCTGATGTGGACATCGAGAGTGAGAG ATACAGGGGCCTGGGATCGGCACGGTTTACCCTGGGCACTCTGGTCCGCCTGGCCTCCCTGCGCTCCTATAAGGGCCGTCTGTCCTACCTGCCCCCCTCCTTGGTCACCACCTCCCCCGATGCCAGCCCTCCTCCTCAGCGAAGACCCCTGTCCCGCAGCATCACTGAGGGCCTGGAGGGCTTCTGCCGCACCCCCATCCACCGCACCTGCTCCGATATGGGCCTCAGCGAACAGAGGAGTTTGAGACGGGTGGACACGGagcgggagagggagagggagatggagaggcagagagagcgggagaggaggagggagcgaGCAAGGGGAGGGGGAACGGGTGTGGTCAGGGCGAGTAGCTTGGCAGAGGATAGGGAAagggagatggagaaggagctggagatggagagagaggtggggatggagggagaggagggtgaggaggCGAGGTCTGGGACAAGTTTGGAATCGAATGAAAGGGAAGATTCCGGAGTGGGAAGTGAGGACGGGATGATGGGGAACAAGGAAGAAAGGGACAGCGAAGAAATGGATGGAAAGACCGAGCAGGACttgggggagatggaggaagaggagagagttaGGAATGGGGAAGGCAGCTGCTCCATGGACGGAGTGATGGAAGCGAGGGAGGTAGCGGAGGGGTATGGGGTGGACATGGGGCGAGAGGCCAGTGAGGACTCATACCCCCACCCGCAGGGCCGAAAGTCCCTAAGGAAGAACTCTGCCCCTTCCAGCCAGATAGCTAATGCCTTCTTCAGCCAGCCCATCAGCCAGGAGGCTGACCCTGTGTCTGGAGCCTCATACGGGACTGAGGAGATTGATCTGAATGGGACGTACTTCCAGAAGGAGACCTACCCGCTAGAAATTGCCAGAGAGCGAGCCCTGACCATCTCATCTCCCTTCAGACACTCCCCCTTCTCATTTAAGCCTAAAACCCACAATCAGAACCAGAACACATCTCGTCCCcgacctctttctctcctccaccacccTCACTCCAACTCCCTACCCCCCAAACTCCCCTCCctatccctctccctctctcccacacccccttcctccccctcttgTGCCTCCCCCCATTCCTCCTCCTATCTGGCTCCGCGCCCCAACACCCCAagctccacctccccctccccatctcttcATTCCCCCTCGCCCTCCTTTACCTTTGACATCGCCGAGCCTGCCGGGCCCCTCAAGAACCGTCCATCCGTGTCCAACCCCTTAAACTCCCCCAGGGATAACCTCCTGCCCCCCTTGGACCAACCGCTGCCTACCCGGGACTGGGTAACCATCGAGGGGGACTTTGTCCTGGTCCTGGCCCTATATCAGTCCCATCTCGGAGCAGATCTCCACGCCGCCCCCCAGGCCAGGTTTGACGACGGGCTAATCCACTTGACATTTGTACGGGCAGGGATCTCCAGAGCCACCCTGCTCCGCCTGTTCTTAGCCATGGAGAGGGGTGCCCACCTGTCTCTCAGCTCCCCGTATGTGAGCCACGTCCCAGCCAGGGCCTTCAGGTTGCAGCCCCTCTCCCCACGGGGAACTCTGACTGTGGATGGTGAACTGGTGCCCTATGGCCCGCTGCAGGCACAg GTCCATCCCTCAATGTCCCGACTCATCGTCGGTGACTCTGGTGTAAGGCTCACCAGATTCTGA